In one window of Spodoptera frugiperda isolate SF20-4 chromosome 11, AGI-APGP_CSIRO_Sfru_2.0, whole genome shotgun sequence DNA:
- the LOC126911222 gene encoding TWiK family of potassium channels protein 18-like, with protein MLEEGSRDLAKRAYAEPAPPAPPGRDEARCCLARGRADERQFCCRCAHKRRASPLTCLAICFLVLTYNLLGGFLFLAIEGNVTAEETAVAASKPNLSQSQSVSTDLRSKTVERLWSITEDLNILYKENWTKLAAKELLEFQRVLVKSMRGGGAAHARLPLDHEHDYRWTFSTSFLYALTLITTIGHGNVTPKSSAGKLVAVAYACVGIPIIMLYLSTIGEALARTFRVLYSKLCPARLAADSFHARADCLSRYALPPDCKQFDCDKKDKFERQKRTPFQAALNLDSFSGGYHWTCRDHTRVPIILSLLLIVLYIALGTFVFHTTERWTLVDGCYFSFASLATIGFGDLKPGLYASTISAKAEDVAVGVCCIYILVGIVVVAMCFNLIQEELGAVVRGFTALCTGAAKSRAVHSADAACEDKLAMALVS; from the exons ATGCTAGAGGAAGGGAGCCGCGACCTGGCCAAGCGAGCGTACGCGGagcccgcgccccccgcgcccccgggCCGCGACGAGGCGCGCTGCTGCCTCGCGCGGGGGCGCGCCGACGAGCGCCAGTTCTGCTGTCGCTGCGCCCACAAGCGCCGCGCCTCGCCGCTCACCTGCCTCGCCATCTGCTTCCTCGTGCTCACCTACAACCTGCTCGGCGGCTTCCTGTTCCTGGCCATCGAGGGCAACGTCACCGCGGAGGAGACCGCCGTCGCCGCGTCCAAGCCGAACCTCAGCCAGTCGCAGAGTGTCTCCACAGATTTGAGATCGAAGACAGTGGAGCGGCTGTGGTCCATCACCGAGGACCTGAACATCCTGTACAAGGAGAACTGGACCAAGCTGGCGGCCAAGGAGCTGCTGGAGTTCCAGCGCGTGCTGGTCAAGTCgatgcgcggcggcggcgctgcgCATGCGCGGCTGCCGCTGGACCACGAGCACGACTACCGCTGGACCTTCTCCACCAGCTTCCTGTACGCGCTCACACTCATCACTACCATCG GGCACGGCAACGTGACGCCGAAGTCGTCGGCGGGCAAGCTGGTGGCGGTGGCGTACGCGTGCGTGGGCATCCCCATCATCATGCTGTACCTGTCCACCATCGGCGAGGCGCTGGCGCGCACGTTCCGCGTGCTGTACTCCAAGCTGTGCCCCGCGCGCCTCGCCGCCGACTCGTTCCACGCGCGCGCCGACTGCCTCAGCCGCTACGCGCTGCCGCCCGACTGCAAGCAGTTCGACTGTGACAAGAAGGACAAGTTTGAGAGACAGAAACGGACGCCATTTCAAGCCGCCTTGAATCTAGACAGTTTTAGTGGTGGTTACCATTGGACGTGTCGGGACCACACGCGAGTGCCAATTATACTTAGTTTATTACTGATCGTGTTGTACATAGCGCTAGGGACCTTCGTATTCCACACGACCGAGAGGTGGACCTTGGTGGACGGGTGTTACTTTTCGTTCGCGAGCCTGGCGACCATCGGGTTCGGGGACTTGAAGCCCGGCCTGTACGCGAGTACGATATCTGCTAAGGCAGAGGACGTGGCGGTGGGGGTGTGCTGCATCTACATACTGGTGGGCATCGTGGTGGTGGCCATGTGCTTCAACCTGATCCAGGAGGAGCTGGGCGCGGTGGTGCGCGGCTTCACGGCGCTGTGCACGGGCGCGGCCAAGTCGCGCGCCGTGCACAGCGCGGACGCGGCGTGCGAGGACAAGCTGGCCATGGCGCTGGTGTCCTGA